One genomic window of Cygnus olor isolate bCygOlo1 chromosome 3, bCygOlo1.pri.v2, whole genome shotgun sequence includes the following:
- the LOC121067640 gene encoding uncharacterized protein LOC121067640, producing MIPSRTTFARSQHQHKSAEETSGTTQLPVTSSTREAECSGTTSKEGPEEAFQSQEVSLGEQVTPETNRASTLTQDTDEAVSNAAKNKEVPKISTDVCDHELERTAQEKAIPKDRETATSAQDGKFVRCRETISLRTEEKCQNGEGYPDQTIQQAQMREALWQPKGTMTSAASQMRAINAIIKNHAHSVRQPYHQGAAFLPVQNVFEGENPKCQRSEICPEEMLPKPKKLQMREPLRQPKSKITYAASRTKVINEIHRNQKCSQRHPNPQGAAFLAENVQGLKTTESNLKNKDASVTVCVLCSNAQQVYNKKKK from the exons ATGATCCCTTCAAGGACCACCTTTGCTcgctcccagcaccagcacaaaTCTGCAGAG GAGACCTCAGGTACCACTCAGCTCCCAGTAACAAGCAGCACCAGGGAAGCTGAGTGCAGTGGAACAACCTCCAAAGAAGGCCCAGAGGAAGCCTTTCAAAGCCAAGAG GTTTCTCTCGGGGAGCAAGTGACTCCAGAGACAAACAGGGCTTCTACGTTGACACAGGATACTGATGAAGCAG TAAGCAATGCAGCTAAGAACAAGGAAGTCCCAAAGATTTCCACAGATGTTTGTGATCATGAGTTGGAAAGGACAGCTCAAGAAAAGGCTATTCCCAAAGACAGAGAGACTGCAACATCTGCACAAGATGGAAAG TTTGTCAGATGCAGAGAAACCATCAGCTTGAGAACTGAAGAGAAGTGTCAAAACGGTGAGGGCTATCCAGACCAGACAATTCAGCAGGCACAGATGAGGGAAGCACTATGGCAGCCCAAAGGCACAATGACATCTGCTGCTTCCCAAATGAGAGCCATTAATGCAATCATCAAGAACCATGCACATTCTGTAAGACAGCCATATCACCAAggagctgcttttctgccagttcaaaatgtctttgaagGAGAAAATCCAAAGTGTCAGAGAAGTGAGATCTGTCCAGAGGAGATGCTCCCTAAGCCTAAGAAGCTGCAGATGAGGGAGCCACTGAGACagccaaaaagcaaaatcactTATGCAGCATCCAGAACTAAGGTTATCAATGAAATCCACAGGAATCAAAAATGTTCTCAAAGACATCCAAACCCACAAGGAGCTGCTTTTCTGGCAGAGAATGTGCAAGGGCTCAAAACGACAGAATCCAACCTAAAGAACAAAGATGCAAGTGTCACAGTCTGTGTGTTGTGCAGTAATGCACAACAAGTTtacaataaaaagaagaaatga